The Saccharomyces eubayanus strain FM1318 chromosome XIII, whole genome shotgun sequence DNA segment ATGTTACTTTCGGGCAGCCAATCatcaaaatgaaacaagaaacGATGCAGACCGTACTCGATCAAAGTCCAAACAAACACACCGACGCAGAACAGGAAGCAAGCAAATAGCGAGTTCATGTTCTTCAAAGCAACACTCATATGGTACACCACCACGGGCACCCACGCGACGGGGACGACCCACCAAGCAGTCTTGGTTAATGGTTCCAAGAAATTACCGAACAATGGAGCAGATCCATTACCGTAATGCCTTGGTCTGTGAATTTGGTCGACGTAGAAATCTTTCGTGAAGTCGCTACGTATGATCTGCATCAACAAAGGCCGTTTCAAATCCAGAAACTTGTGTTTCTTGTAGTCACTCCCGTAGTCGGTGGCAATACTTAGCTTCTCCTCAGCGGGCAAATCCTTGACAAAAGTAGTAGAGTCGAACTCCGTCCCATCGGCAGATAGCTGCACTTCGACCTTATGGTTCTTGTTGGTAAGCAACCTCGCAGCCTCTTCGTCAGTGGCCAAATAACCAATCAAATACTCGTCCTCCAGGATTTCGTACGCGGATTCGCTGTGTTCATGTACATCGCTGTCTTTCATTATCTCCGTGATGTCCTTACCAGCGTAGTCCAAGATGAACTCCTCACCACCGGGGTGCTCGCCCAAAAACCTGGTCACATCATAAATCTTTCTGTTCTGATAAGTAACCCAGCAATCCTTGGCAGTGTTGTGTTCTTCTACCGTCTTCTTAGAAAACAGCTCCAGTGTCTTGGAAGTATTGCTCGACATCTTCGTAGTTTTGTTCTATCACTATTCCTTACAG contains these protein-coding regions:
- the SCS7 gene encoding fatty acid alpha-hydroxylase: MSSNTSKTLELFSKKTVEEHNTAKDCWVTYQNRKIYDVTRFLGEHPGGEEFILDYAGKDITEIMKDSDVHEHSESAYEILEDEYLIGYLATDEEAARLLTNKNHKVEVQLSADGTEFDSTTFVKDLPAEEKLSIATDYGSDYKKHKFLDLKRPLLMQIIRSDFTKDFYVDQIHRPRHYGNGSAPLFGNFLEPLTKTAWWVVPVAWVPVVVYHMSVALKNMNSLFACFLFCVGVFVWTLIEYGLHRFLFHFDDWLPESNIAFATHFLLHGCHHYLPMDGYRLVMPPTLFVILCAPFYKVVFALLPLYWAYAGFAGGLFGYVCYDECHYFIHHSKLPSFMRKLKKYHLEHHYKNYQLGFGVTSWFWDDVFGTYLGPDAPLSKMKYE